In Paenibacillus guangzhouensis, a single window of DNA contains:
- a CDS encoding aminotransferase class I/II-fold pyridoxal phosphate-dependent enzyme codes for MDHSRTPLFTALRQHAESNPVQFHIPGHKKGAGSDQEFREFIGDNAFSIDLINIAPLDDLHQPTGVIEEAQKLAADAFGSDYTLFSVQGTSGAIMTMIMSVCSPGDKIIVPRNVHKSIMSAIIFSGARPVFISPARDENLGIDHGITTRSVRRALTKHPDAKAVLVINPTYYGICADLKEIVDLAHSFNVPVLVDEAHGVLIHFHEDLPMSAMQAGADMAATSVHKLGGSMTQSSILNVNTKNGHINQQRVQTIISMLTTTSTSYILLASLDTSRRNLALNGHAIAEEAIRLAQYARTVINSVPGLYCFGDEILGGEATYNYDPTKVTIHVRHLGITGYEAENWLREHYNLEVELSDMYNILCLVTPGDNQESVDTLLRALREMSETFYNRNEVKEMVVKIPEIPHLSLTPREAFYADTEVIPFKESAGRIIAEFIYVYPPGIPILLPGEVISQENINYIMDHVEVGLPVKGPEDRSIQNVKVIVETEAIF; via the coding sequence ATGGATCATTCACGTACACCTTTGTTCACTGCTCTTCGGCAGCACGCGGAGAGCAATCCCGTTCAGTTTCACATCCCAGGCCATAAAAAAGGAGCCGGCTCTGATCAAGAATTCCGTGAATTTATCGGCGATAACGCCTTTTCTATAGACTTGATTAATATTGCTCCCCTAGATGACCTGCATCAGCCGACTGGCGTAATCGAGGAAGCGCAGAAGCTTGCCGCTGACGCCTTCGGTTCGGACTACACGCTATTCTCTGTCCAAGGGACAAGCGGCGCGATCATGACGATGATCATGTCCGTCTGTTCGCCTGGCGACAAGATTATCGTCCCGCGCAACGTGCACAAATCGATCATGTCCGCCATCATCTTCTCTGGCGCGCGTCCGGTCTTTATCTCGCCGGCTCGTGACGAGAATCTCGGGATCGATCATGGCATCACGACACGCTCCGTGCGCCGGGCTCTCACGAAGCACCCGGATGCCAAGGCTGTTCTTGTCATTAACCCGACGTATTATGGTATCTGCGCCGATTTGAAAGAAATTGTAGATCTTGCGCATTCTTTCAACGTTCCAGTTCTTGTCGATGAGGCACATGGTGTACTGATTCATTTCCATGAGGACCTGCCGATGTCCGCGATGCAAGCTGGTGCCGATATGGCAGCGACAAGCGTGCATAAGCTGGGCGGTTCGATGACGCAGAGCTCGATTCTTAACGTAAACACGAAGAACGGCCACATTAATCAACAACGCGTACAGACGATTATCAGCATGCTGACAACAACATCAACTTCGTATATCCTTCTCGCATCATTGGATACATCTCGTCGCAACCTTGCGCTTAATGGCCATGCGATTGCAGAGGAAGCCATTCGGCTCGCTCAGTATGCGCGTACCGTCATTAATTCGGTACCAGGTCTGTATTGCTTCGGTGATGAAATTCTAGGCGGCGAGGCGACATACAACTATGATCCGACGAAAGTGACGATCCATGTCCGTCATCTAGGTATCACAGGCTACGAAGCTGAGAACTGGCTGCGTGAGCATTACAATCTCGAAGTCGAGCTCAGCGATATGTACAATATTCTGTGTCTGGTCACACCAGGGGATAATCAGGAGTCGGTAGACACGCTTCTCCGCGCTCTTCGTGAAATGTCAGAGACCTTCTACAATCGCAATGAAGTGAAAGAAATGGTCGTGAAGATCCCAGAGATCCCGCACCTCTCCCTGACACCGCGTGAAGCGTTCTACGCAGATACGGAGGTTATTCCGTTCAAGGAATCCGCAGGACGAATTATTGCGGAATTCATCTACGTCTATCCGCCAGGCATTCCGATTCTGCTGCCAGGCGAAGTCATCTCGCAAGAGAACATCAACTACATCATGGATCATGTGGAAGTAGGACTTCCTGTCAAAGGACCTGAAGACCGCAGCATTCAGAATGTAAAAGTGATTGTCGAGACAGAAGCGATTTTCTAA
- a CDS encoding ABC transporter permease, whose protein sequence is MNSLIIAGSFIRRMLGNRKALLSRIIIPVAVISAIIGVTASMGAENIRIIYYNADQGQLGKHMATGLQGKQGFTVEAVDSIEEVKRQIVAHQASGALVIPRDFSAVLMEGKQPEVELFELTQTKSTVMLHQYSDAEITRVQQAIVQTRAADTAKGQDHQALLEQLLAQQEQSAIKTNVDPGHYNSNPYFNSIIGFMLMFLLMMSSGGIHIIMEDRVNRTMQRVFSAPVHTWEITLGNFLGNAAIGTIQITVTLLFTRYVIGYEYNGIPVWALFLVLECFLLAAIGMSSAIAGTVRDTRSLGQVNNILVTPTCMIGGCFWPIAIMPDFMQKIANFVPQKWAIDAAMKLADGEKLTTIASNLGILLLFAVLLLSIGASILRPAQKAL, encoded by the coding sequence ATGAATAGCCTAATCATTGCTGGATCTTTCATTCGTCGTATGCTTGGCAATCGAAAAGCACTACTCAGTCGGATTATCATCCCCGTTGCTGTCATCTCCGCCATTATTGGAGTCACTGCGTCGATGGGGGCTGAGAATATACGTATTATCTATTACAATGCGGACCAAGGACAGCTCGGGAAGCATATGGCGACCGGATTGCAAGGCAAACAAGGCTTCACGGTCGAAGCAGTTGACAGCATAGAAGAAGTAAAGCGTCAGATCGTTGCGCATCAGGCGAGTGGGGCTCTCGTGATTCCGCGGGACTTCTCTGCAGTCTTAATGGAAGGCAAGCAGCCTGAGGTAGAATTATTTGAACTTACGCAGACGAAGTCAACTGTCATGCTGCACCAATATAGCGATGCTGAGATCACTCGCGTGCAGCAGGCTATCGTTCAGACGAGAGCGGCAGATACGGCGAAGGGGCAAGATCATCAAGCATTGCTCGAACAACTGCTTGCTCAGCAAGAACAATCTGCGATCAAGACGAACGTAGATCCTGGACACTATAATTCGAATCCGTACTTTAATTCGATTATCGGATTCATGCTCATGTTCCTCTTAATGATGAGCAGCGGCGGTATCCATATTATTATGGAAGACCGGGTGAACCGAACCATGCAGCGGGTCTTTAGTGCTCCAGTGCACACTTGGGAGATCACCTTAGGGAATTTCCTCGGGAATGCGGCGATCGGTACGATTCAGATTACGGTCACTTTACTCTTTACACGGTATGTGATCGGGTATGAATACAATGGCATTCCCGTATGGGCGCTATTCCTTGTGCTCGAATGCTTCTTGCTCGCAGCGATAGGTATGTCCAGTGCAATCGCTGGAACGGTTCGGGATACGAGGAGTTTGGGGCAAGTGAACAATATTCTAGTAACGCCTACATGCATGATTGGGGGTTGCTTCTGGCCGATCGCGATTATGCCGGATTTTATGCAGAAGATTGCGAATTTCGTACCGCAGAAATGGGCGATTGACGCGGCGATGAAGCTTGCTGATGGAGAGAAACTAACGACCATTGCATCGAATTTAGGAATATTGCTGCTATTTGCCGTTCTTTTGCTATCGATCGGGGCGTCGATCCTCCGGCCCGCGCAGAAAGCTTTATAG
- a CDS encoding response regulator transcription factor, with protein MIRILLVDDDAFIRESLKMILDLQQDLEVVGTCANGNEALAFVQAHPEVELVLMDIRMPECDGVQGTKLIKAHAPHVAVLILTTFDDDDYIVEAIRHGAGGYLLKNIPPERIMEGIRTVHRGDLLIHPDIARKLATLVSEPKPNPPALDRSTKLAQHQLSKAEQQIVELIAAGKSNKEIAQTLFLSEGTVKNYISDILSKLSLRDRTQIAIFYLT; from the coding sequence ATGATTCGAATCCTCCTCGTGGATGACGATGCGTTCATCCGGGAGAGCTTGAAGATGATCCTTGACTTGCAGCAGGATCTTGAAGTCGTCGGTACCTGCGCGAATGGAAATGAGGCGCTCGCGTTCGTCCAGGCCCATCCCGAAGTTGAGCTGGTACTGATGGATATCCGTATGCCAGAATGCGATGGAGTGCAAGGAACGAAGCTGATCAAGGCGCATGCGCCTCATGTTGCTGTACTCATCTTAACGACATTCGATGATGATGATTATATTGTGGAGGCCATTCGTCATGGGGCAGGCGGTTATCTGCTCAAGAATATCCCTCCAGAGCGGATTATGGAAGGCATTCGAACCGTTCATCGTGGCGACCTGCTTATTCATCCGGATATTGCGAGGAAACTCGCGACGCTCGTAAGCGAACCGAAACCGAATCCGCCGGCGCTTGACCGCAGCACGAAGCTTGCGCAGCACCAGCTGTCGAAGGCGGAGCAGCAGATTGTAGAGCTCATTGCCGCCGGCAAATCCAACAAGGAAATTGCACAGACACTTTTCCTAAGCGAAGGCACCGTGAAAAATTATATTTCAGACATCCTTAGCAAACTATCCTTACGAGACCGAACGCAAATCGCAATCTTTTACTTAACATAG
- a CDS encoding sensor histidine kinase, whose translation MFAILSWVRHLLLVIPAIGTIWWGDIGSPAVYVAFTLMTLLVARVRLLQFQPFAFILFTAEVALCIYISLHYQGIMFLMLLSPLVALFEPSSPWKNLNHQIAGSLLLLIGYNLALVHQASMMVFVANVAFLLTALLLISIRITSVQKHEAESLYDQLSLSHMELSEARTRLVQYAKQVEQFAQLEERNRISKDIHDDLGHRLIRQKMMTEAILQIYKTKPDQAIAMLEQVRDQMSDSMETLRRTVRRIAPPIQDSQQYSLDHLIQSTRESFGIAMEHQVEGMPYALYPSIEYVLYRNAQEAVTNALRHGGATEVHILLRYDSDQILMRISNNGRVPDSEQLQKGIGLRGMEERVHLIGGQLQWSCTDQFSIMTILPHYPKERSLSEGAIL comes from the coding sequence ATGTTCGCCATTTTATCCTGGGTACGTCATCTCCTCCTTGTCATTCCGGCCATCGGAACGATTTGGTGGGGAGATATCGGTTCACCTGCTGTTTATGTCGCATTCACCCTCATGACGCTGCTGGTGGCTCGTGTGAGGTTGCTGCAGTTTCAGCCATTTGCGTTTATCCTGTTCACAGCTGAAGTGGCACTCTGCATCTATATCAGCCTTCACTATCAAGGCATCATGTTCTTAATGCTGCTATCTCCGTTAGTCGCATTGTTCGAGCCTTCATCACCTTGGAAGAATCTGAACCACCAAATCGCTGGAAGCCTTCTCCTGCTCATCGGATATAACCTCGCGCTCGTGCATCAGGCTAGCATGATGGTGTTCGTCGCCAATGTCGCCTTCTTGCTCACGGCACTGCTATTGATCAGCATCCGAATTACTTCAGTTCAGAAGCATGAAGCGGAATCGCTATACGATCAATTAAGCTTAAGTCACATGGAATTAAGCGAGGCGCGAACGCGACTTGTCCAGTATGCGAAGCAGGTCGAGCAATTCGCTCAGCTTGAGGAGCGGAATCGGATCTCCAAAGACATTCATGACGACCTCGGGCACCGGCTTATCCGGCAGAAGATGATGACAGAAGCCATTCTACAAATCTACAAGACGAAGCCAGATCAAGCGATTGCCATGCTCGAACAGGTTCGTGATCAAATGAGCGATTCCATGGAGACGCTTCGCCGGACCGTACGACGCATTGCGCCGCCTATTCAAGATTCTCAGCAATATTCGCTGGATCACTTGATTCAATCAACTCGTGAATCTTTCGGGATTGCTATGGAACATCAGGTGGAAGGTATGCCTTACGCGCTCTATCCTAGCATCGAATATGTCCTCTACCGCAATGCACAGGAAGCCGTCACGAATGCGCTTCGTCATGGAGGTGCAACCGAGGTTCACATTCTACTACGCTATGATTCGGACCAAATCCTGATGAGAATCAGCAACAATGGCCGTGTGCCCGATTCAGAGCAGCTTCAGAAAGGCATTGGTCTAAGGGGCATGGAAGAGAGGGTCCACTTAATCGGCGGACAATTGCAATGGTCTTGCACGGATCAATTCAGCATTATGACCATTCTCCCGCATTATCCTAAAGAAAGAAGCTTATCGGAAGGAGCAATACTATGA
- a CDS encoding toxin-antitoxin system HicB family antitoxin, translating into MASKKKSFPLRLDPTIYEALERWAADEFRSVNGHMEYLLREALREAGRLPVVRRQRKEEDSDGE; encoded by the coding sequence ATGGCAAGCAAGAAGAAGAGTTTCCCTCTACGCCTTGATCCGACCATTTACGAGGCTTTGGAGCGCTGGGCAGCGGATGAATTTCGAAGCGTGAATGGTCATATGGAATATTTGCTGCGTGAAGCGCTAAGAGAAGCAGGACGGCTTCCTGTGGTGAGACGGCAGCGGAAGGAGGAGGATTCGGATGGTGAATGA
- a CDS encoding ABC transporter ATP-binding protein: MSFIELNQVLKRYDTKVSVNHLSLKIEKGEVFGLLGPNGAGKSTTIHMLTGLLPYDQGEILIDGRSVHKHTLDIKKKIGLVPQDLAIYEALTARENVTFFGRLYGLRGKLLRERVDEALDFVGLKDRASDKPGAYSGGMKRRLNIACAIMHHPELIIMDEPTVGIDPQSRNHIMESIRKLNAMGSTIIYTSHYMEEVEAISTRVGIMDHGKLIACGTKEELLEQLGRDEKMFITVDTLRDPALAELRRHPHILSVEVQENELEILLKPTDTVFQDILFILSNHQIKPISFKRVEPNLEALFLSLTGRTLRD; the protein is encoded by the coding sequence ATGAGTTTTATTGAATTGAATCAAGTATTAAAACGTTATGATACGAAGGTATCAGTAAATCATTTAAGCCTCAAAATCGAGAAGGGTGAAGTATTCGGCTTACTCGGACCGAACGGAGCGGGCAAGAGCACGACGATCCATATGCTGACTGGTCTCTTGCCTTATGATCAAGGCGAAATTCTGATCGATGGACGATCAGTTCACAAGCATACGTTAGATATCAAGAAGAAGATCGGGCTTGTACCGCAAGACTTAGCGATCTACGAGGCGCTTACGGCGCGGGAGAATGTTACTTTCTTTGGCCGATTGTACGGACTTCGGGGCAAGCTGCTGCGGGAGCGGGTCGATGAAGCACTGGATTTCGTAGGGTTGAAGGATCGTGCGAGCGATAAGCCTGGGGCATACTCGGGCGGGATGAAGCGCAGATTGAATATCGCTTGTGCCATCATGCACCATCCGGAGCTTATCATCATGGATGAACCGACGGTAGGGATTGATCCACAATCGCGCAATCACATCATGGAGTCGATTCGGAAGCTAAATGCCATGGGATCAACGATCATATACACGAGTCATTATATGGAAGAGGTTGAAGCGATTAGTACTAGGGTCGGGATTATGGATCACGGCAAATTGATTGCATGCGGTACGAAGGAAGAATTGCTTGAACAACTTGGACGTGATGAGAAAATGTTCATTACCGTGGATACCTTGCGGGATCCCGCTCTCGCTGAGCTTCGCAGGCACCCGCATATTCTGAGTGTCGAAGTTCAGGAGAATGAACTGGAGATCTTGCTGAAGCCAACGGATACCGTATTCCAAGATATACTATTCATTTTGTCGAATCATCAGATTAAGCCAATTTCGTTCAAGCGTGTTGAACCGAATTTGGAGGCGCTATTCTTATCGTTAACTGGACGTACCTTGCGTGACTAA
- a CDS encoding ABC transporter permease, which yields MRNILTVMKLELLQISRMRSVLLILFVLPLLLIFVLGSALSSQFSASEYKPEQVKLAVYNQDAGMMKTILQQFFQSTKTQEILEITNVDSEVALKNLIKTNEADGGLIIPAAFSQEIMGGRTADWTYVAGPSASKNDMARMMLQTFTDQATQTQAAAIVLGKNSIADGQHQVGIPTNHASKVAESASAVKIGKLQDNLYEASSFQYYSCTMLIMFLLFGGMSAAISLLQEVENKTFQRMIAAPVPVSHVLLGKLLGSTIQSIIQGAIIIGFTGLVYGVDWGTHLLGVGLTAFFTIIASICLATILAGILKSSKAVESIYSTIVFVMTFLSGGMIVFVGGELEGAGKFTLNYWANGSVFRFMMGVDVGTAWNLLIVLMGIAAVLLVLAVGFSRRVGSIYE from the coding sequence ATGCGTAACATATTGACTGTCATGAAACTGGAACTGCTTCAAATTTCGCGGATGCGAAGCGTTCTTCTTATCTTGTTCGTCTTGCCATTGTTATTGATCTTCGTGTTAGGATCTGCACTGTCGAGTCAATTCTCTGCGAGTGAATACAAGCCTGAGCAAGTAAAGCTTGCGGTGTATAACCAAGATGCAGGCATGATGAAGACGATCTTGCAGCAATTTTTCCAATCGACGAAGACGCAAGAGATCTTAGAAATAACGAATGTGGATTCTGAGGTGGCATTGAAGAATCTTATCAAAACAAATGAGGCAGATGGAGGGCTTATCATTCCAGCCGCATTCTCGCAAGAGATCATGGGCGGTCGTACAGCAGATTGGACGTACGTCGCAGGGCCTAGCGCGAGCAAGAATGATATGGCACGAATGATGCTGCAAACTTTTACAGATCAGGCAACACAAACGCAAGCTGCAGCCATCGTTCTTGGGAAGAATTCCATTGCGGATGGACAGCATCAAGTCGGTATACCAACGAATCATGCTAGCAAGGTCGCGGAATCGGCAAGTGCAGTGAAGATCGGCAAGCTGCAGGATAATCTCTACGAAGCGAGCTCCTTCCAGTATTATTCTTGCACGATGCTCATTATGTTCTTGTTGTTCGGGGGGATGTCAGCAGCGATTAGCCTGCTGCAGGAAGTGGAGAACAAGACGTTTCAACGAATGATTGCCGCGCCAGTACCTGTCTCTCACGTGCTCTTGGGCAAACTACTCGGCTCTACGATCCAGTCGATCATACAAGGTGCGATTATTATCGGATTTACGGGCCTCGTATACGGTGTAGATTGGGGAACGCACCTCTTAGGGGTAGGTCTGACCGCGTTCTTCACGATCATTGCATCAATTTGTCTTGCCACGATTCTTGCGGGTATTCTGAAGAGCAGTAAGGCAGTGGAATCAATCTACTCAACCATTGTATTTGTCATGACCTTTCTAAGCGGCGGCATGATTGTATTCGTCGGGGGAGAACTCGAAGGCGCTGGGAAATTCACTTTGAATTATTGGGCTAATGGCAGTGTTTTTCGATTCATGATGGGTGTGGATGTGGGTACGGCATGGAATTTATTAATCGTATTGATGGGCATCGCCGCTGTGCTGCTTGTACTGGCAGTAGGTTTCTCAAGAAGGGTAGGGAGCATTTATGAATAG
- a CDS encoding SPFH domain-containing protein encodes MLLEKKSPSVNGFWGLLLALIAIGVGVYVLVAGGSDSNGLLIALGVVLEVVALILLTGLTIVQPNQANVITFFGQYLGVIRESGFYMTIPFSSHKKVSLRVRNFNSAKLKVNDVEGNPIEIAAVVVFSVVDSAKALFEVDEYETFVEIQSETALRHVASKYPYDAVDGAGFSLRSNAEEIALELSTELQNRLAIAGVNVIESRLTHLAYSTEIASAMLQRQQATAIIAAREKIVEGAVSMVQLAIQRLEADGAIELDEERKAAMINNLLVAVVSDRSAQPVINTSTLY; translated from the coding sequence ATGTTACTTGAGAAGAAAAGTCCTTCTGTGAATGGGTTTTGGGGGTTATTGCTAGCACTTATCGCCATCGGTGTTGGCGTGTACGTCCTCGTAGCGGGGGGCAGTGATTCGAACGGTCTATTGATTGCTTTAGGGGTTGTTCTGGAGGTTGTCGCCTTGATCTTGCTCACGGGGCTCACCATTGTTCAGCCGAATCAAGCGAATGTGATTACGTTTTTCGGTCAATATTTAGGTGTTATACGCGAGAGCGGCTTCTATATGACGATTCCTTTCTCGTCCCACAAGAAAGTGTCCTTGCGTGTTCGTAACTTCAATAGCGCGAAATTAAAAGTGAATGATGTGGAAGGGAATCCAATCGAGATTGCGGCGGTTGTTGTCTTCTCCGTTGTGGATTCGGCGAAAGCGTTGTTTGAAGTGGATGAATACGAGACATTTGTCGAAATTCAGAGCGAGACGGCACTGCGTCACGTGGCAAGCAAATATCCGTATGATGCGGTGGATGGCGCAGGGTTCTCGCTGCGCAGCAATGCGGAAGAGATCGCACTGGAGCTCAGCACGGAGCTGCAGAACCGCTTAGCGATTGCCGGGGTGAATGTGATCGAGTCACGCCTTACACATCTCGCTTATTCGACGGAAATCGCTAGCGCGATGCTGCAGCGTCAGCAGGCGACCGCTATCATTGCTGCTCGCGAGAAAATCGTAGAAGGAGCCGTATCGATGGTTCAATTGGCGATTCAGCGTCTGGAAGCAGATGGAGCGATTGAGCTTGATGAAGAGCGTAAGGCAGCGATGATTAACAATCTACTCGTCGCTGTGGTGTCGGATCGGTCTGCCCAGCCGGTAATCAATACGAGCACGCTGTATTAG
- a CDS encoding YktB family protein, translated as MTTNTQSIPNFVAEDFNVFAISGLEARMSALIERVRPKLTELGNQLASHLTALCGEEMFPHVAKHARRTINPPNDTWVAWANNKRGYKAHPHFQVGMFGSHLFIIFAVIYESDNKKVFAKHLAEHLKEVRETIPANYFWSLDHMKPEGTPHTEMNDEAFETIIHKLQHIQKSEVLCGLRIDRDNPLLADGEKLLRTIEHTFEQLLPLYRLAF; from the coding sequence ATGACAACCAATACACAATCGATACCAAACTTTGTTGCGGAAGACTTTAATGTCTTCGCTATTTCAGGGCTAGAAGCGCGTATGAGCGCCTTAATCGAGCGCGTGCGTCCAAAGCTTACCGAGCTTGGTAACCAGCTTGCGTCCCATCTAACGGCGCTCTGCGGCGAAGAGATGTTCCCGCACGTCGCAAAACATGCTAGACGCACGATCAACCCGCCGAACGACACTTGGGTCGCATGGGCAAACAACAAACGCGGCTACAAAGCCCACCCGCACTTTCAAGTTGGCATGTTCGGGTCGCATCTCTTTATTATTTTCGCCGTCATCTATGAGAGCGATAATAAGAAGGTGTTCGCGAAGCATCTTGCTGAGCATCTTAAGGAAGTACGCGAGACGATTCCAGCGAACTACTTCTGGTCGCTTGATCATATGAAGCCGGAAGGAACGCCGCATACGGAGATGAATGACGAGGCGTTCGAGACGATCATTCACAAATTGCAGCATATCCAGAAATCCGAAGTGCTCTGCGGTCTGCGCATTGATCGCGATAATCCACTACTTGCCGACGGCGAGAAGCTGCTCCGTACGATCGAACATACTTTCGAACAGCTGCTTCCGCTATATCGACTCGCTTTCTGA
- a CDS encoding MFS transporter: MERTTKKHKLRQLLSPFVIELLVILFLVEFVKGALLVTILPIYMGTVLGLSAFAIGWAFSLQYIGDNIFRSPIGWVTERVGYRVTMLVGLIITFISVGLIAFTSNLFLIVFACLLLGIGTSPLWPCVVTGTTQVAGEKAQGTVLSIVYVAWLSGTGVGPVVINFFVAHSYAPAFRVLLICMAVVTIVALFLPGRQQTEEIHAHEGSSKSISSPSARLSVQNLSSKVRETLREVRRNLHVSWLFFFGLFLQTFSIGLLTPVITLYARTVIGLTPAQYSVLLMIGGGITVLALIPMGRWVDKIGTKWFLHIGFGITAVTLFIFATARSMFLVYILVCLIGVGYALIVPAWNAYIASVIPKSERGAVWGFFLTIEGSGMVVGPIISGRLWDILGPHAPFYGSSLVLASLFGIHWYMTSRSRSKVTA; encoded by the coding sequence ATGGAAAGGACGACAAAGAAACATAAGCTGCGGCAGCTGTTATCTCCGTTTGTGATTGAGCTGCTGGTTATTCTATTTCTTGTGGAATTTGTGAAGGGAGCGCTGCTCGTTACAATTCTTCCCATTTATATGGGGACAGTCCTTGGACTATCAGCTTTTGCGATTGGCTGGGCGTTCTCCCTGCAATATATCGGGGATAATATATTTCGCAGTCCGATCGGTTGGGTGACGGAGCGTGTAGGATACCGCGTCACAATGTTGGTGGGGCTGATCATTACATTTATCTCGGTAGGCCTAATTGCGTTTACCTCGAATTTATTTCTTATCGTATTCGCTTGTCTATTGCTTGGTATTGGGACATCACCGCTGTGGCCCTGCGTCGTGACCGGCACGACACAGGTTGCGGGTGAGAAGGCGCAAGGGACCGTGCTGAGCATCGTTTATGTGGCATGGCTTAGTGGTACCGGCGTCGGCCCGGTCGTGATCAATTTCTTCGTTGCGCACTCGTATGCGCCGGCTTTTCGCGTTCTGTTGATCTGCATGGCTGTTGTAACGATTGTAGCGCTCTTCTTGCCGGGCAGACAGCAGACAGAGGAGATTCATGCCCATGAAGGCAGTTCGAAGTCGATATCCAGCCCAAGTGCGAGACTATCCGTTCAGAATCTATCTAGCAAAGTGCGGGAGACCTTGCGTGAGGTGCGGCGCAATCTGCATGTCAGTTGGCTGTTCTTCTTCGGGCTCTTTCTGCAGACCTTCTCGATTGGGTTGTTAACTCCCGTTATCACGCTTTATGCCAGAACGGTTATTGGTCTAACGCCGGCACAGTATAGTGTTCTGCTGATGATAGGGGGAGGGATTACGGTGCTGGCCCTTATCCCGATGGGAAGGTGGGTGGATAAGATCGGAACGAAATGGTTCTTGCATATTGGGTTTGGTATAACGGCTGTCACGTTATTTATCTTTGCGACAGCGCGCTCGATGTTCCTGGTCTATATCCTGGTATGCCTAATTGGGGTCGGCTATGCGCTAATCGTTCCTGCTTGGAATGCTTATATTGCATCGGTGATTCCGAAATCGGAGCGGGGGGCGGTCTGGGGATTCTTTCTTACGATCGAAGGGTCTGGGATGGTCGTTGGTCCGATTATCTCGGGGAGACTGTGGGACATCCTAGGTCCGCATGCGCCGTTCTATGGCAGCAGCTTGGTGTTAGCCTCGTTGTTCGGCATCCATTGGTATATGACGTCAAGATCGCGTTCGAAAGTGACGGCCTAA